A stretch of the Planctomycetaceae bacterium genome encodes the following:
- a CDS encoding helix-turn-helix domain-containing protein, which yields MSNTGANIAGGLMVARDAAKFLCISQRKLWDLMNRGLVRAVRIDRAVRYDAADLRQFIEQRKAATDGQH from the coding sequence ATGAGCAACACAGGGGCGAACATTGCGGGCGGGCTGATGGTCGCCAGAGACGCGGCCAAGTTTCTGTGCATCTCGCAGCGCAAGCTGTGGGACCTGATGAATCGTGGCCTCGTGCGGGCGGTGCGGATTGATCGGGCCGTGCGCTATGATGCGGCGGACCTGCGACAGTTTATCGAACAGCGAAAGGCGGCGACGGATGGCCAGCATTAG